The stretch of DNA CCCTTCTGGCACTGTCCAGCCAGCTGGAGTCACAGGCCTCAGCCTGGGCCAAATTAGCATTTTAGGGAGAGGGACAATCCATGTTCTTTCTAAAAGAAAGGTCGTTTGGGGACAGGGCTGAGAGCAATTTCTTGGCTACACAGACTGGGGGCTGTCAGGGTTGAAACCACATGGGCTCATGTGTCATGTTGAAGGAGCCCCTGTCCGCCTCTCAGCAGCCTGCATGGGCTTTACTGGGTCGGCCTTAGGCTCAAACAGGAAATTCCTGGGTCTCAGGTGGAGAGCGCCGCGCCATCCTGCCTGCTCTCCAGGGCCCTCACAGGACACAGCAGGTGCAGGACATAGGCCcgtgctgctgcagctgctgctggagCTGCTCCTTCTCCATCGTCAGCACCTTCACCCTCTCCTCCAGCTTGCCCAGCTCCACCAGCCATCTCTGAGGGGACATGGGAAAAGCATGTGGCCAAGCCCACCTGGTCTCGGGCCTGTCCATCCTCCCCTCCACCTGAGGCCAAactgagggagaaagggaaagccCGGGAACCTGGGAGCTTTCTCAGCTAGGGGGAAAGTCAGGCCCCTTGGCCTGCTGCCACCTTCAACCAGGAAGGTTGGAAGCTGCCGGCTGCCAACCCTGGAAGGGAGCCTCCTGCATGCTGAGCCCGCCATGTCCCTCCTCACTGTTGGCCCTCTTGTCCTCCATTCTCCGTTTCCCTCTTGAAAAAGCTCTTCCTTGGGACTGTGTCCTGCCCCTCCGCCCCTTTAGGGCCTCCCCTAAAATGCAGTGTATAGTCCTTGGGGTTTTCTGGTGATGGCTCAACATTCTAATCTCCCTGCTCCCTCAGCCACTCACGATCGAGTGCGTTAACTGCCCAAGTAGAGGGTGAGGGGTTTCAGGCACCTCTGAAAAGGGGATActgcatagattttttttttgaggtgtctcgctctgtcacccatgctggagtgcagtggtgcaatctcgggtcactgcaatctctgcccccgGGATTTGATTGATTAaccagactcagcctcccgagtatttgggactacaggtgcccgccaccatgcctggctaagttttatatttttagtacagacgaggtttcatcatattggccaggctggtcttgaactcctgaccttgtgatctgttcACCTCatcctccctaagtgctgggattacaggcgtgagccactgagcccagccactgcatagatttttaaaaggagaggGCCTGGGCCTCTTCCCACCAGCTGCCTACCCGTGGAATACGGGATGTAGTGTGATTTTAATCCAACCCCTTGGGTTAAACAGGGTGATGCAGGGCCCAGGGAACCATGGTGGCTTGCCCTGGGCTGCTCTGTGTGACTGAAGGGGCCTGGGGTCAGCtttgccccaccccacccactggCCTCAGCTTCCGTACCTGCCTGCACCACTCCTGGATGGCGCTGGCGGACAACGGGCCCTGGATGCTCCCGTCGCGCCGCAGAAACACCTCCCCCTGGTCTGTCTGGTAGAGTTGCGGCTGGCTCTGGGCCTTGGGGGTGTGCACGGTCAGGCGGATCACCTTGGGAGGGGCAACAGCAGCTCTGGAGGCGCCGCCTCTCATGGTCGGCAGCCCCCATCCTGCCAGGCCGCTCAGCATTGCTCACTGATTCCTTAGGGCAGGCCGGCAGGGCTGGCACAGGGGCCATCACCAGCCCCTTCTCCTGTGGCCCCCGGTCCCGTCCCTGCCCCAGCACTGCCTGGCAGGAGCACAGGCCATCGTCTTGTTGAGTGATGACAGATGACAGGCCTGGAGGCCCTCCTGTCCTGCAGGCTCACCTTGAGGGGGACGCTGGTCTCTGAGGTGCTGATCACAGGGACAAAGGTCAGAGTGTAGGCATCAGGAAAGACCTGAGGCTTGAAGCCCTGCAGGATAGAGTCCACCAGCAGGCGTGCGCGGTCCTCATCACGGTGGCTGCAGTGGATGCCCCGCACCAGGCCGCTGTCCTCCACTCCCACGAGCAGGCTGCCGCCCTCGCTGTTGAGGAAGGCGCACACATAGCGCCGCACATGGTGCTTGAAGGCCAGGCTCAGGTACTCGCCGCTGCCCCGCTTGAACTCCATGTTGCGGGTCTCGCTGCCCAGGAAGGCACCCTGGAAGAGCTGGTCCTTGCCCACGATCTCCTGGTGCACAATGGCACTGTCAGAGCACACACCACTGGGCCGGCCCTGGCAGCTGTGCAGCTTCCAGGCCTGGGGCCTATCAGGCAGTGTGTGTGTAGGCCAGGCGGGCAGCGGGACATCAgagcctgggctggggctggggctcaggccactgtcctcctcctcctcctcctagggTGGGAGTCAAGAATGAGTGTATGAGTGTAAGGGTCAAGCCAGAAAATGGGAGCCCTGACCTTGAGAAGGACTGCAAGAACCCCCGTCCGGCCCCTGCTGCAGCCTGACTCTCATGGGCATCCTGATGCCCCTCACCAGGCTGAGGGGCCTGGTGCTGCCCACCCTCctgcagctgaggcaggaaaccCTTGCTGGATTGAGGGTTCCTGTCAGGGCTCCTTTCCCTGCCGATCTGGGCCCTTCCCAGGTGAGCTGTGGGATGCCTGGTGGGGAAGAAGAGATTTCTGCTTCCCAGGGCTGGGTGCTGGGACACGTGTGGGCCCATTTTTTCTTACTTGGGTTGCAGACAGGCCCCTGAGGCCCAGAGCCAGATCATTCCAGCAAGTATCTCAGCACCCTGTGACAGAGCTGCAGGACCCTGAATGGAGAGGGACTCCCAGGTACCCACCTACTTACTGATTTCAAACCTTTGCCCACTACTTTCTGGGCTATTAACAAGTCCGTCCTAATCTCCACTTCCTTCTGCACCTCCTGAATCACCTTTCGTGGTTTGGGCTCTGCTCGAGGGCTCGGTGTGAGCCTCCTCGGGACCAATTCCTAGTCTGGGCCTCCTCAGCCAGCCCCTCTCTGACCTCCCTGCTTCCAGGCTCACCCTTTCCTGTCAACCCTCCTTAGTGATGTTATCTTCAAGGCAGATTGTTACTCCTCACAATCCTTTCATGAGCGGGGGTTGGGGTGAGGAGACCAGGGCACCTCCCTACCAGCCCTGCAGCTCCCCAGAGAAGTGGAATTGATCAGTCTTAGAAACAGGATAAACCTCATACAAATGTGAAACTGAGTTGAAATGTAAGCCACAGAGCCTTTTAGTTCTGCAACAGTTTAAACACCATCATTTtcacaccaaaagaaaaagaaaccaaaatcacCTGTCTCGTGGAGTGACCTACCCTAACGTCCCATGTCCCACCCAATAAAGCCAGCGGTTCATCCTTGCCTTGGATGATAGCCGTGGTGACCTGGCCCCTACCCTACCTTCTGGCCCAACTTCCTTCCTTAGCACCCCCTGCAGCCTTTAGTGGGAGCTCCAGGGCCACCAAATGGTTTGCCCTTCTGCAGACACCACAGTCCCTCTAAGCCCCCAGGTTCCTCTGCATATTCTGTGTCCCTGGCCTGGAATGTCCTCCCCCACAAGTTCCTGTCCAACGCCCTAAGTCACAGCCTGGATTTCACTTCCCCTGTGAATCTGTCCCCAGAGAGCAGGGCGAACCTTCCTGTGTCCTCTCACAACTCTGAGCGCAGCCACCTTGCAGCTCTGTGGGTGGCTGTCCGGCTCTGGCCACAGATGCAGGGCTCCTTGGGGGCCTGGCTGGGCCTCTCATCCCTGCCTTAACTCCTGGCACAGAGGGGGTATTCATGATTGTTAATTGAACAAATGAGTTGGGCCAAGGGGAAAATCAGGGCCCCTGTGTCTTCTAGGGTCTCCCAGGCCCAGAGGCTGGAATGTAAAAGGACCCAAGGAGGAGGCCCCCTCGTGGCCTTTCTTCACACAAGCATCGGGCTTGAGGCAAACTCAGTGTCTTTCCCAGAGAAAGCTGGCAGTACCAGCGGCAAGCCATGGTCATTTGAGTAGCAGCCCCCAAGTTTGCAGATTTGTCCCTGCTTCCCCAGAGACACCCCTCCGTCCCCACTCTGCAGGCCACTCCCACCCAGAGTCTCTCCCTTGGGGTGAGGCTTTGGAGCTTGCTTGGGAAAAGTCCCACTTACCTCTCTGTGGCTGAAGGGCCCTTGGGCCTCACTCAATAGCAGCTCCTTCCCACGGGCTGCCAGCTCCTTGAGGATTAGGTGCTCCTCCAGGGCCGTCTGCAGGCGCCAGGGGAGGGAGGCCAGGGTGTCCCTGCGGACAGTCACCTGCACCAGTGCATAGGCCTTCCGCGGCCGCCTCACCACCTCGATGTGCTCCCGCGCCACCGGCATCTCCAGCCGCTCCAGGGTGTCTCGCAGCAGGCAGGCGAGCACCGGCACTGAGAACTGGGGGTTCAGATGGCCCACATAGAGAGTGCGCGCCGAGGGAGCCTCCTCGAGGTCAGAGTACTCAGTCAGGGACTGCTCTGCGGGGAGCTCTGGCAGGGACTCCTCACCCCAGCACTCCGTGAAGGGCTCTGACACCTGTGTTTGCACCGATCTCTTCATGGGGGTCATGGGAAGGCTCTCCCTGGGAAGGGGTTCCAGGATTCCTCACTGCTGGCTGCTTCTCCCAGGGTCTGTGTTTTCAGTGTGGCTTAAGGGCTCCCAGAGGACTCAGGGAGTGTCCCGGCTCCTGGGAGGCACACAGATTGGCAGAGGCTGGGCAGGGCCAGAGAGAGGGAGGGCAGAGGGCAAGCAGGAAAGGGCCTGCCACCCACCTGAGGCCTAGGATGGGAAAGCAGAGTCAGGTGGACTGAGCAAGACACAGGGCCTGTGGGAAGACAGAGGATCTGCGCAAAGAGTGGCAGAAGGGACCGGAACTCAGGTCTCTGAGAGCTCCACGATTTCAGTGGCCCCAGGGgtcctgtcttccttccccaaCCCACCGGCTAGGGGCCTCCTAGGTACCCTCAGGGTTTCCTGCCTACCAGAAGGTCACTCCTGCCTCCAGGCAACGGAGAAACCCTTTAAAAAGGGCCTCCTGGAGAAGAGGCCTTAACCCAGGACTCTAAGGACTGGCTGGTGGCCCCATTGTAGCTTCTCTGCCTGTTCCAAAACCCAATGTGAGGCCATCGGGGGCTCTGAAACTAGGCAGCGCTGGGGCAAAGGCTTTTAGAGCAGACGATCTTATGCTTTTTGGCACACTGATGAAAGCTATGGCCTCTCAGAAAAATGGCCTTTACATATAAACATTTAACTTAAGGGGGCTCCTAGACCGTAAGAACTCCTAGTCTAGAATGAGTCCTCCATTTTTGGTCCAGAGAGCAGAGGTCAAGAGGAACAGAATGAGGGTTAGAGTTGGTGCCCTGGCGCTCCCCACCCCAAGTCCAGGGAGCCTCTGTCCTGAGCtgtgcacatatgtgcacacaccaGTCCCTCTACTGCTCCCCACACACCCAGCCTGCATCTTCTCAGATGGAATCCTTGAGGCTGTCGGCCTGGCGGCATTCAGGTCAAACAGGAAGAGGAGGATAGGAGAGGCCTATGACCTTCATGTCCTGGTGGCTCCTGTGGGAGCATGGGAGGTGCCTGCCTTGAGCTCCCATAGCCCCCCGACCCCGGCCGGTAGCTCTCAGGGCACTTGAAGGCTTGGTACAGGGACAGCCAGAACCAGGGTTCTGGGCGGGGCCTGCACAGCTACCTTTGTGATCTCATGAGGCTCAACAATGCCTTCTTGGCCAGCCACAGGCAGGCCGGGTGTGGGAAATCCAACAGGAAAACTCAGCTCCCTGTGGGCCCCACCACACAGTGGAAGCAGACCCAGCAGCCCACCCACCATGCAGTTTGGCTGTGGGACTCCCTTCCCCTGACAGCTTCCAGAATTTGAGAGCTGAAGACACTTCCCCCGCTCTGTGATGTCTCTGCAGGCTCCAGTTTCCATGCAGGTCACCTGTTGCCACCTCTTTCAGCGCTGCTGccttcctccacctccctctTCAGTCACCAATCCCAGGCTCTACTGAGTGCTGACAGGGCCCTGCTGCTCCCAAGATGGAGCAGGAGGCACATGGAGGGCCCCTGAGGCCAGGCCCTTCTCTGTGCTGGAGACAGAGGCTGCTGTCCAGAAGAGTCCTGAAAAATAGGTCAGGCACAGCTATCTTTGGAAAGATGAGGTTGTTACCTGCTGTTTGAGAAACCAAGACATGGGGGACACACAGCCTTTATCAGCACAGGACTGACCAGTGCTCATCATTCTGCAGAAGGCTGGCAGCACTTGCCCACACTGCTTCTGAAAGCCCCGACTGGGGGCAGTAAGGACAGGGCCAGAGTTAGATGCTTCAACTAAGGAAGCTGTTTGACAGCGTAGAGAAGTTGCCTTCCTTGTAAGCAGCCTTTCTGAAGATGTTACCGAATGTTTGATTCCTAGGCAGTAGTTTGGGTAGGGCACTCAAGAAGAGAGGCTATGGTGTGCAGGGAAGAGAGGGGCACAGGCCTCAACTGGTGGCAGTGCGAGGCTCTGGGGAGAGTGCGTTCGGTGCCTTCTCCTTGCATGCCCGGGCAGCAGCCAGGTTGGacttggctctgtgtccacagCTCTTAGGGTTAGAGAATGAAGGCTCCAAGCTCCCCCTGCCTCACCCCCTCTCCCTCAAGCCTTTCTTGCCTCTGTCATCCATGAGGTGCCCTCACAGCAACTGAGGCTGTAGCTGTTTTGAGATGGCTAACTCAAGTCGTGTTGAACTGTGCAGACACAGCTGGCCAGGAGAAGCACCTTGACAGACGAAACACCTGAACAGGACCGGAGGCGTTCTCCCTACTTACCTAGAGGCCTTGCTATTGGGTGGCTGATCTGTATGACATTTCCCAAATTGACTTCAGTGCAGAAGCTTTCCCCACTCTTCCTGGCAGTGTCTTTAAGCCACTGCATCACGTATTTCTCTGGCGCCTTTAACAGCCTTCTGTGAGCTGAATATCAGTTCTACTTCGTTTTGGAGATGGGGgtaaaaattgtctttcatgGTAAGCACTAAATACATTTATGAACCatcttttaaatacataaatataagatGACGGTTATTTACGGTGTCTCTGGCTCTCTAGTATTGGGTCATAGTATTAGAAAGTATAGGTCCTCTGCAGGCAGCTCGGGGTGGTGGGTTCCGAGCTGGGGGATAAGCAGCCCCGCTAACCCTCTTGCTGGACGTCTGTGACCTCACTGACAAACCTCATCttgaactgaaggaaaaaaaccctAGAATTTAAGCCTCTTTATGAATGTGAGGTGGGGCCCAAAGATGAGGGTCAGAGAGCTGAGCCACTGTGGACGGCCTCTTTTCATGTTATCTGGACAGTGTCCACTGGGTGGCCCACATGGCCACAATACCTGAGCCCACAGCAGGGATGCCATCCCCTCTTCACAGCTCCCACGTCACAGTCTGTGCTGTTTGCCCAGGAAGGTTAGTCAAGGGGCAGAGGGATAGGGAAGAGGAATAAGCCCAGCCAGGTGCAGGAGAGAACAAGGATGATCAAGAAGAGTGAACTCTGGGGAGGGGAGTTACAGACACAGCTTTCCAGGTCCTGGGACCCACATCACTCCAGCCTCCCTTGGTCTCAAGCCCTCCCCGGCGTGCTGCCTTCAGCCTGAGGATCTCCACCTGGCTTCTGACAGGGCCCAGCTCCAGCTACTGCAGAGTATCTCTGACTTGAGTGGCTCCATCCTAGTGTCTGTGCCCTGGGTACTGTGGGCTGCCAGCCTCTGTGGGCACCTGCGGTCGCTTTGGCACTGCACAGAGCCACAGTTCTGATGCTCAGCTGTGACTGCCCCTGGGCTGGAGGCCGGAAGCTGTGGCGCTGCCCTGATGGAATGTGGTGGCAAGACCATGTCCAGTGACTCAGGGTACTTAGGTAAAGAGGCTGCAAAAAGCTGAGGGCTGCTGAGGGAAGAAGTGTCGGGAACCTTTTCTCAAGGTTTCCCACACTTTTCGTTTTGGTGGTAAAGAAGGAGGGATTCACCTTCAGGCTCTTCCCAACGAGGGAGTATAGCACCAGTGTGAGGGCAGGAACAGTGTGTCCATTTGGCCCACCAGTGCTACACCTCAGGGATCGATCTTAGGGAGTCCCACAAGACCCTCACAAAGAGTGTCTGGACAATGCAGTCCATggccaggaggcagggaggagccatggctggggagggcagaGTGTTCCAGAAAAATGCCCTGCCCTCCCGTGGATTCGGCCTTAGGTGGGGCCTAGAGCTCTGGTACCTCCCCAGGTGTTTGGTGTTTCCCTCCTGAGCTCAGCACAAAGTCAGTGTCATCTCCCTGTCCGAGCATTGAGGGTGAGCACATGAAGCTGGTGCCACGAGACCTCTGTCACCTGTGCCTTTCCACCTGGTGGGCTACTGGACTGCTGGGGTTCATGGAGCGGTCTCTCCAACACTGCAGCATGTGTGCGCTGGGTCTGAGGCCAGTGCGAGTGCTGCTAATGATTCTGGGTCACTATTAGAAGGCTTGGCTTTTGAAACAATTTCCAaagttgagggttttttttttttcttaaacaacatTTAGTTTTGACCCCAGAGGTTATGGCAGTGTGAATAATCCTCTCCCTTCCTGCAGAACTTGACATCTGGTTACCTTTCTAGTTTTGTCTGGAAACCAGATAAAAGTATGTCAGCTGTTTCAGTGCAGCACTACTTATGGTAAACATGATTCCTAATTGTAAATTATCTGCACTTGAAGTTTTCTGTGTGAACTATAAACACTTGTTAAAAAGCCATAATGTTGGGCTTCCTATGTGTAATGACTCAGTTGCGTATGTGGCTTTTGGGGTCCGTGAAAGCTGTGCCTCTTGAGTTGTTCAAAGAGATATGAGCTCCTTTGGGGAATGATGCCTCTAAGCCACAGTGAACCAACCCCCTTCTCCCTCATGTATCTCATCCCTTTGTACCTGAGCTGTCACCTGGGCAACCAAGGAGAATAACTCCCATGACCGATAGATGACTGGAGGCTCTGCGAGGACTGCCCTCCTACTCCTGAAGAGGGCTGCTTCCTGCTGCCCTGCAGCCAGGCCATTTCCTGTCTGACAGCCTTCAAAGTAAATGCCATGCCCAGTGTAGCCTGCAGGGATCTTGAGTCTGAATGGTAGCTGGATCTGAGACAAAGGCCCACGGGAGGGAGTTGCAGGCAGTAGGACATGTTGTACCCCTTAACAGCTATGGAATTAACCTCTGGAAGCACCTGTGAGATGGGGAAAAGTAGTTACACTATAGGACTGTTCTGAGTTTTCAATGGGATACTGTACAAAAACAACTCAGCACAGTGAGTTCTCAAAACAGTGCTCAGTAGGAAGTTATATACTCTTGACGGAAAGAGGGTAAGGTGGGGTGGGTGCCCAGCTTTGCAGCATGTCTGGCCTGCCTACATATGCCAGTGTCACCTTCAGTCCCTGTGTCTTGAGGCTAACATCTAGAAGTTTGTTGTTAGGGTTCAGCAAGGTACTCATTGGGAATAACCTGAATGAATAGCACAGTCTACAAGATCCcagtgttggccaggtgtggtggctcaggcctgtaatcccagcactttgcgaggccaaggcaggcagatcacttgaggtcaggagttcgagaccagcctggccaacatggtgaaactctactaaaaatacaaaaaattagctgggcatggtggtgtgtgcctgtagtcccagctacttgggaggctgaggcaggagaatcgcttgaactcgggaggtggaggttgcagggagccaagatcgtgccactgcactctagcctcggcgacagagtgacactgtctttaaaaaaaaaaaaaaaaaaaaaaaaaaaggccggacgtggtggctcatggctgtaatgccagcactttgggaggctgaggcgggcggatcatgaggttaggcgatcgagaccatcctggctaacagagtgaaaccccgtctctactaaaaatacaacaaattagccaggcaaggtggtgggtacctgtagtcccagctactcgggaggctgaggcaggagaatggcatgaacccgggaggcagagcttgcagtgagccgagatggcaccactgcactccagcctgggagacagagcgagactccatctcagaaaaaataaataaataaataaaataaaataaaataaaatcccagtGTCAAGGAGTTGGTAGAAAATGAGGGCCTCAACTTGTTCGGCTGCCTTGATCCTGACTGTTTTACAGTGACCATGGTTAGAACCTTACAGTGGCCAAATAGAAAAGATACTGTAAGTTATGATATTTGAACTTGTCACTGGTGAAAGCTGGAAGGGCCTTCACAAGTCTCCTCATGCAAATACCTCATAGCCAGATGGgcccagagaaaggaaatgacCCACCCAAAGCTTCCTGGCACATAGGTGGGCTGGCTAGAACCTCAGCCTTACAGTCAAATGTAAGGCTTTGGCACTTCCTGCCTGTGTGACCTGAACTTaagtttccttatccataaaatgggttTGTTGTGAAAAGTGAGATGGTTCTAATTCATGTAAGCAGCTCGTGTGGCACACAGTGATATGATAGTGTTGGTTGTTGTTATCATACTGCACTGACCTGCTGCCCCCCTAtgccttctcttcttcctgcaAACCCTGTACTCCAATTATAAACACAACGTGTGGCCCTGGAGTTGTGTGCCTGGCCCCTGGTCAGCACAAGCGGTACAGTGCAGGCCTGACCTGGCTGGGCTGGCCTGCATCTTTCCCCACCCTATATGGCTGAAGACATGCCCAGCCACTGAGGCTTGTAGGAGTTGCAGACCTAAGATTGCTCCTTCCTGCTGTGGCTTTGCATAGCTGCTGTGCTTACTACTGTCTAGCTGCACCACAGC from Rhinopithecus roxellana isolate Shanxi Qingling chromosome 12, ASM756505v1, whole genome shotgun sequence encodes:
- the SLFNL1 gene encoding schlafen-like protein 1, translating into MTPMKRSVQTQVSEPFTECWGEESLPELPAEQSLTEYSDLEEAPSARTLYVGHLNPQFSVPVLACLLRDTLERLEMPVAREHIEVVRRPRKAYALVQVTVRRDTLASLPWRLQTALEEHLILKELAARGKELLLSEAQGPFSHREEEEEEDSGLSPSPSPGSDVPLPAWPTHTLPDRPQAWKLHSCQGRPSGVCSDSAIVHQEIVGKDQLFQGAFLGSETRNMEFKRGSGEYLSLAFKHHVRRYVCAFLNSEGGSLLVGVEDSGLVRGIHCSHRDEDRARLLVDSILQGFKPQVFPDAYTLTFVPVISTSETSVPLKVIRLTVHTPKAQSQPQLYQTDQGEVFLRRDGSIQGPLSASAIQEWCRQRWLVELGKLEERVKVLTMEKEQLQQQLQQHGPMSCTCCVL